A single region of the Melospiza georgiana isolate bMelGeo1 chromosome 7, bMelGeo1.pri, whole genome shotgun sequence genome encodes:
- the GRB14 gene encoding growth factor receptor-bound protein 14 isoform X2 produces MNLSSRRVTLPAVMPITLQKRVIKVYSEDDTSRALEVPSDITARDVCQLLILKNHYVDDHSWTLFEQLTHTGLGRAIEDHELVMEVQSNWVMEEETKLYFRKNYAKYEFFKNPLSFFPDHMISFPSETNAALSHSGILQMFLSSSTYPEIHGYLHAKEQGKKSWKKLYFLLRRSGLYFSTKGTSKEPRHLQFFCEFSNSDMYMSLTGKKISGAPTNYGFCFKPNKSGGTRDLKQLCADDEQSRTCWMTAIRLLKYGMQLYQNYMQPYQGRSGCSPLNITPMRSVSENSLVAMDFSGHRSRIIENPTEALSVAVEEGLAWRRRGCLRLNSHGSPIAMSNMAIHRSQSWFHHKISREEAQRLILQHGLVDGVFLVRDSQSNPKTFVLSLSHGLKIKHFQIVPLEDDGKLFYTLDDGHTRFTDLIQLVEFYQLNKGVLPCKLKHYCARIAL; encoded by the exons GTAATCAAAGTGTATAGTGAAGATGATACTAGCAGAGCTTTGGAAGTACCAAGTGATATAACAGCCAGGGATGTGTGTCAGCTCTTGATATTGAAGAACCACTATGTTGATGACCACAGCTGGACTCTCTTTGAACAACTTACCCACACAGGTTTAG GAAGAGCTATAGAAGACCATGAATTAGTGATGGAAGTCCAGTCAAATTGGGTAATGGAAGAGGAAACCAAactgtattttagaaaaaattatgcaaagtatgagttttttaaaaatccactg AGCTTTTTTCCAGATCATATGATATCTTTTCCAAGTGAGACCAATGCAGCTCTAAGCCACTCTGGGATATTACAG ATGTTCCTTAGCTCCAGCACATATCCTGAGATTCATGGTTATTTGCATGCAaaggagcaggggaaaaaatcgTGGAAAAAATTGTACTTTCTTTTGAGAAGATCTGGCCTTTATTTTTCCACTAAAGGTACATCTAAg gaGCCAAGGCATCTGCAGTTTTTCTGTGAATTCAGCAATAGTGATATGTACATGTCTTTAACAGGCAAAAAGATTTCTGGAGCACCAACAAACTATGGATTCTGCTTTAAG CCTAACAAATCAGGAGGAACCAGAGACCTGAAACAGCTCTGTGCAGATGATGAACAAAGTAGGACCTGTTGGATGACAGCAATTAGGTTACTCAAG taTGGGATGCAGCTGTATCAGAATTACATGCAACCATATCAAGGTAGAAGTGGCTGCAGCCCTTTGAATATAACACCTATG AGAAGCGTTTCAGAAAATTCTTTAGTAGCAATGGATTTCTCAGGACACAGAAGCAGAATTATAGAAAATCCAACAGAAGCCCTTTCAGTTGCAGTTGAAGAAGGATTAGCATGGCGG AGGAGAGGGTGTCTCCGACTCAACTCCCATGGTAGTCCTATTGCCATGTCTAATATGG ctaTACACAGATCTCAGTCATGGTTTCATCATAAAATCTCTAGAGAAGAGGCTCAGAGACTTATTTTGCAGCATGGACTTGTAGATGG GGTATTCCTGGTTCGTGATAGCCAAAGTAACCCCAAAACATTTGTATTGTCACTGAGTcatggattaaaaataaaacattttcaaattgTACCT TTGGAAGATGATGGGAAGCTATTCTATACCCTCGATGATGGTCATACCAGATTTACTGATCTCATCCAGCTAGTGGAATTCTATCAACTTAATAAAGGAGTGCTGCCTTGCAAGTTAAAACACTATTGTGCACGGATTGCTCTTTAA
- the GRB14 gene encoding growth factor receptor-bound protein 14 isoform X3, which produces MNLSSRRVTLPAVMPITLQKRVIKVYSEDDTSRALEVPSDITARDVCQLLILKNHYVDDHSWTLFEQLTHTGLGRAIEDHELVMEVQSNWVMEEETKLYFRKNYAKYEFFKNPLSFFPDHMISFPSETNAALSHSGILQMFLSSSTYPEIHGYLHAKEQGKKSWKKLYFLLRRSGLYFSTKGTSKEPRHLQFFCEFSNSDMYMSLTGKKISGAPTNYGFCFKPNKSGGTRDLKQLCADDEQSRTCWMTAIRLLKRSVSENSLVAMDFSGHRSRIIENPTEALSVAVEEGLAWRRRGCLRLNSHGSPIAMSNMAIHRSQSWFHHKISREEAQRLILQHGLVDGVFLVRDSQSNPKTFVLSLSHGLKIKHFQIVPLEDDGKLFYTLDDGHTRFTDLIQLVEFYQLNKGVLPCKLKHYCARIAL; this is translated from the exons GTAATCAAAGTGTATAGTGAAGATGATACTAGCAGAGCTTTGGAAGTACCAAGTGATATAACAGCCAGGGATGTGTGTCAGCTCTTGATATTGAAGAACCACTATGTTGATGACCACAGCTGGACTCTCTTTGAACAACTTACCCACACAGGTTTAG GAAGAGCTATAGAAGACCATGAATTAGTGATGGAAGTCCAGTCAAATTGGGTAATGGAAGAGGAAACCAAactgtattttagaaaaaattatgcaaagtatgagttttttaaaaatccactg AGCTTTTTTCCAGATCATATGATATCTTTTCCAAGTGAGACCAATGCAGCTCTAAGCCACTCTGGGATATTACAG ATGTTCCTTAGCTCCAGCACATATCCTGAGATTCATGGTTATTTGCATGCAaaggagcaggggaaaaaatcgTGGAAAAAATTGTACTTTCTTTTGAGAAGATCTGGCCTTTATTTTTCCACTAAAGGTACATCTAAg gaGCCAAGGCATCTGCAGTTTTTCTGTGAATTCAGCAATAGTGATATGTACATGTCTTTAACAGGCAAAAAGATTTCTGGAGCACCAACAAACTATGGATTCTGCTTTAAG CCTAACAAATCAGGAGGAACCAGAGACCTGAAACAGCTCTGTGCAGATGATGAACAAAGTAGGACCTGTTGGATGACAGCAATTAGGTTACTCAAG AGAAGCGTTTCAGAAAATTCTTTAGTAGCAATGGATTTCTCAGGACACAGAAGCAGAATTATAGAAAATCCAACAGAAGCCCTTTCAGTTGCAGTTGAAGAAGGATTAGCATGGCGG AGGAGAGGGTGTCTCCGACTCAACTCCCATGGTAGTCCTATTGCCATGTCTAATATGG ctaTACACAGATCTCAGTCATGGTTTCATCATAAAATCTCTAGAGAAGAGGCTCAGAGACTTATTTTGCAGCATGGACTTGTAGATGG GGTATTCCTGGTTCGTGATAGCCAAAGTAACCCCAAAACATTTGTATTGTCACTGAGTcatggattaaaaataaaacattttcaaattgTACCT TTGGAAGATGATGGGAAGCTATTCTATACCCTCGATGATGGTCATACCAGATTTACTGATCTCATCCAGCTAGTGGAATTCTATCAACTTAATAAAGGAGTGCTGCCTTGCAAGTTAAAACACTATTGTGCACGGATTGCTCTTTAA